In a single window of the Candidatus Eisenbacteria bacterium genome:
- a CDS encoding mannose-1-phosphate guanylyltransferase — MIVVVMAGGSGTRFWPRSRESEPKQFLPLLGPESMLARTVARVAPLASPERVLVVTGAPFVDRTRRELPDLPPENVIGEPVGRNTAPCVALAAARAAARYGNEEVMAMLPADHHIEGEERFRELLSAGADFCRGEGETLLTLGVRPDRPETGYGYLEMGEEIRGGGVPVRRVNRFIEKPDRKRAEEYVRSGRHLWNSGMFLWRVDAITNAILRHMPELEEPMRLFRGAAEKDLSSVLESVYEDLPDLSIDYGVMEKAERVAAIAADFRWNDVGSWSALGDLIDADAEGNAAVGGHLGIDSRRCVVYSSGRLIATVGVDDLIVVETDGAVLVCPRDRAQDVRLVVERLRREGRRDLL, encoded by the coding sequence GAGTCGATGCTCGCGCGGACCGTGGCGCGCGTCGCGCCTCTCGCGTCGCCGGAGAGGGTGCTTGTGGTTACCGGCGCCCCCTTCGTCGACCGGACGCGGCGGGAGCTGCCGGATCTCCCGCCGGAAAACGTCATCGGCGAGCCGGTGGGACGGAACACCGCGCCCTGCGTCGCCCTCGCCGCGGCGCGCGCCGCCGCGCGCTATGGGAACGAAGAGGTGATGGCGATGCTCCCGGCGGATCACCACATCGAGGGGGAAGAGCGCTTTCGCGAACTGCTCTCGGCCGGAGCCGATTTCTGCCGCGGCGAGGGGGAGACGTTACTCACGCTCGGCGTCCGCCCGGACCGCCCCGAAACCGGCTACGGATATCTCGAAATGGGGGAGGAGATCCGCGGCGGCGGCGTCCCGGTCCGCCGGGTGAACCGCTTCATCGAGAAGCCCGATCGGAAGAGGGCGGAGGAATACGTGCGCTCCGGCCGCCATCTCTGGAACAGCGGCATGTTCCTTTGGCGGGTGGACGCGATCACGAACGCGATCCTCCGCCACATGCCGGAGCTCGAGGAGCCGATGCGGCTTTTCCGAGGCGCCGCGGAGAAAGATCTCTCCTCGGTTCTCGAATCCGTGTACGAAGATCTCCCCGACCTCTCGATCGATTACGGCGTCATGGAGAAGGCGGAGCGCGTCGCCGCCATCGCCGCCGATTTCAGGTGGAACGACGTGGGGAGCTGGAGCGCCCTCGGCGATTTGATCGATGCGGACGCCGAGGGGAACGCGGCGGTGGGCGGGCACCTGGGAATCGACTCGCGCCGCTGCGTCGTCTACTCCTCCGGCCGGTTGATCGCCACCGTCGGCGTCGACGACCTGATCGTCGTGGAGACGGACGGCGCGGTCCTCGTCTGTCCCCGCGACCGTGCGCAGGACGTGCGCCTCGTCGTGGAGCGCCTCCGTCGCGAAGGACGCCGGGATCTCCTCTAA
- a CDS encoding helix-hairpin-helix domain-containing protein, whose protein sequence is MTREERWVIVGLAWLILFGCVAERWRRGAGAAGPPVDLPTTQAEPVGLGEEERAPGPPPPIELNRCDAAELERLPGIGPVRANRIVEWRERHGPFRSVRDLLRVPGLGPKTLARIDSLLVVVGGEGGAGAEEGSKGAAPEEADGSQSPR, encoded by the coding sequence ATGACGCGTGAGGAGCGTTGGGTGATCGTGGGTCTGGCGTGGTTGATCCTCTTCGGTTGTGTCGCGGAGAGGTGGCGTCGCGGGGCGGGAGCGGCGGGTCCGCCGGTGGATCTCCCCACGACGCAAGCGGAGCCGGTCGGACTCGGAGAGGAAGAGAGAGCGCCGGGCCCCCCACCGCCGATTGAACTGAATCGTTGCGACGCCGCGGAGCTGGAGAGACTCCCCGGCATCGGTCCGGTCCGGGCGAACCGGATCGTGGAGTGGCGGGAACGGCACGGCCCCTTTCGAAGTGTTCGGGATCTTCTCCGGGTGCCCGGACTGGGACCGAAGACCTTGGCGCGGATCGATTCCCTTCTCGTCGTCGTCGGTGGGGAGGGAGGAGCCGGAGCGGAAGAAGGATCGAAGGGGGCCGCTCCTGAAGAAGCGGATGGATCGCAATCCCCGCGTTGA